Part of the Xiphophorus couchianus chromosome 2, X_couchianus-1.0, whole genome shotgun sequence genome, GGGATCTTCTACTAAGGTGAGAAGATTACCACAAGGAAGACATACAGTACATCTGAGAAACATGCACATTGAAATGGAACCAAAATGTTCAGGTTAAACACAATAAACCAACCCATAAAAATCTACATTAAAAAACGACTTTACCTACCATGTCCTTGATCAGGTTTATCTTATCATTTGTCAGTACGTGTATTTATCTGAAGAGGAGTAATTAGAAATCAGACTCAGTGTTTCTAGTATTTACCAGCTGAAAGTGAATTATTTCCAGATGAAAGTAACAACTCCTTATAAGGCACAAATCATCATCGATTGTCTTGAATCAGAAGGAATGAGAACAGCTGTGCTgtattgctttctttttatgtacgatttttaaaacataattaaacaattgtgaattttatctctagttacataaaaataacacaaagacaACAACATAACTTGCAAACTGCAGCTCTAAGTCTTTAGTTGCTTTTTCTCTTgcttacaaatgtaaaaacatctaCAGGAGTGTGAGCTTTGTGTCCAGTCTCCTCTGCTCCATGTCAGTCAgacttgtctttctttttgctgccTCCTAGAGGAACTTTGTTGACTACTGCAGATCCAACCGCGGTCACGCCGCCAGCCACGGCACACACTCCCCCCTTCACCAGCCCCACTCCCATTATAGGCACGGCAGCTACAGTGCAGACAGCTGTCTTAGTGAGGTCCAGGCTCTTTCCTCCTATCCAAGTCACGCCACCCACTGTAGCTTTGGTGGCTCCATACAACCCCCCCGCCAACCTGCCGAACATCCCCGGTTGTGTCTGTGGGTGGTCTTTGTTGGCGtctgatttaaaacaacaaaacgaaCATTTTGTGAATTGATTTAATCAACGACAAAAAGTTATAAATACtattactttttctttaatgaTGAATTTGTTTCGGAAAGATGGATTGTTTACTCTGTGACTATGGGGGCATCTccgtaaataaaaatatcaatgaataGTTAATTTATGTCAGTGATTTATTCAAAAGcataaacacaaagtgaaatGCTTCATTAATTTTCAGGCTAattaaaaacttacaaaaaatagGAATATTagataaagacaataaaatcataattgtttttaaacagaaatgttatattACAGCCTCCACAAACATATGGAAGACTGCTCATGTGTCAGTTGTCCAGCAGGCAGCCAATAATATTATGTACTATGTATAAAGAAGGTGAGCCACAAACAGACTTTGGTAATTAGGCTGGCTGTTCACATTAATAGAAGATGAGTGGAATAAAGAAGGGTAGTGGAGAAAGACACAGAAGCAAGAGGGATCATTTCAGCCTTGAGATAAATGTGAATCAAAGCCCATTCAAGAGTTTGGGGAATATTCACCAGACCTGGATTGAGACTGAAGTCAGTGCTTCAAAAGCTACCGCACAGGTCCAGGGTGAAGTTCTCACAGACAACGATCATTTAGGACATCATGCCATCTGCTGGCgttggtgagtttttttttctaaatgtttaaacaatCTGGGAAAGCCCAGTTAAAGAGTTTGTGGATTTTCTAAGTTTTGATAACTTACTTTACATTTGAGTACATTGGAGGCATTTTGTAGTGTACTTTAAAGGAACACCTCAAACTGCTTTCTTGTGTCacatcttgtaaaaaaaaaaaaaaaaaaagcaaaataaatcagcaaagGTATTAGAAAGAGAAGCGTGAACCTCCAcaagtctggttcatccttgGATACATTTTCCGGATGCCTGACGGTGCCacattattctgtttttacatttatatgaaaGTATAAACACCAGGGAAATATCCAGCCATTGTACCATTCAGGAAGGATGAATGTGCTTTGGTGTCAAATGTACATATCCACCCAGAGGACAAATGCAAACAACCTTGTCAGGAGGCTGAAGCTGCTGAGAGTGTCGGTATCCACAATGAAACGCGTAATTCACCAACACGGCCTGAAAAGCCTGTCAGAAAAGTGGCTATTGATCtaaaagcagcagcaacaactaaATAagattacagtttgcaaatgcCTTCAGGGTTGAAGACATGCACTGCATTTCTACTCTTGTCTATGGGTGTCCGGCTCCATTACTCAAGGCCTGGTATCCTGAAAGTTTAGATGAGCCTCGGCTCCAACCACCTCAACACAATGTCAAAGTTCTGGAGAGGCTCGCAAATGAACCActatttgatccaggtgtgttgaaccaaagaaaaattcaaacacaCAGGACTGATTTTGAACACCTCTGCTATTACATTTCAGGGAAAGAGAGGGAAACTTGCAAACCCTGCAGTGAAGTACAATGAATGAACATTCTAGCAAACTACTGTGATGCTTGTAAAAGGACACCCTGAACAACTGACCAAAAACATACACTTAAAATGCAatgctaaaaaacatttcactgcatGCTAAATTCTGACTTGGTGGAATATGTTGATGAAAAACGTTTctcattattttagaaaagataaataattttgctCTTTCAAACTGAATCAAAGCAGAAAGGTTTAGTCTTATTTAATGACTGACACGGTAAAGGAACATAACTCTGAAACATGATGGAGCTTTTACTTGGAGAACAGTGATGGAAAGTATGTTTCCGTAATTGAAACAAGTCCTGTAGcgtttacatattttttcagtGCTATTCATGCCTCTCTGTATATGACTCCTTAAATATGTCAGAGAAGTTCATTAGGTTTAGGTGATTCTTAAAGCTGGATTCCTGCATTGTAATTTAGACTCTGCATGCCTTCACATTAATTTAACCAAATCCAGcctgattattttttccttcattaaatattaaaaagtcagTTTAAAGCAAAACTTCAACCGTGTTCTTGCCCTTGAGTGTCTTATGAGGTGCCAAAGGAGATTTAGAGCTCAGCTTACCTGTAGCTTCTGGCTCATCTGTATGGCATGCAGGCATGTCCTCAGGCACCTGCTCAGCCTGACTCATCTGAgaacaaacataacaaaattaCTAAGGTGACTCAAGTAGTTACACGTATGCAGTGACAATtacagctggaaggattttttttatcttcttcaataaacaggttttacttttaaaatatgactttgtcAAAGTGCTGATTAAAGTCATGGcataaaataattcaagtgTTTTACATATCTACCCGTGAAACAAGCAAATACAACTTATTCCTTAAAAACCTTAGAGGTAAAACATATGGAAGGGGCTATAAGGtcattagaaaacaaattatgcttatccatttaaagaaaattattttattttttttacaattaggAGCTTTCAGACTTTTCCAGGAGTTAACATCCCACTATAATCCCCCCAAAGGTTAGACAATGTTCACAGAAATTTCATAAAAACCGACATGTTAGTATTTTGACTTTGTTcaataacaaaaatcaaagttaGTAATTTAAGTATTGTCTATTCTGAGTTTGTGCTAATTCTGTTAGGTTATTAcaataacataaaacattaagaGTTTGAAGAGGTTGTACTTTCAAGATTGTATGCAGTCAAAAGCCTTCACCAGAATAGACTAAATGTCCAAAGTGAGACTagtatataaaataaagtgGAGCT contains:
- the tmem263 gene encoding transmembrane protein 263 → MSQAEQVPEDMPACHTDEPEATDANKDHPQTQPGMFGRLAGGLYGATKATVGGVTWIGGKSLDLTKTAVCTVAAVPIMGVGLVKGGVCAVAGGVTAVGSAVVNKVPLGGSKKKDKSD